In Flavobacteriales bacterium, one genomic interval encodes:
- a CDS encoding transglycosylase domain-containing protein, which yields MAAKPKKKAKKKGTGVRVNWVKFLLILLAVLLIGFFAFMQSVRSGMFGELPSEDDFKEIRHEQATLILGYDGSTIGKIFAEDRTSVKFEDLPQHLINALVATEDARFFSHEGVDGRSYVRVFFRTLLGRDRSGGGGSTISQQIIKNLYGRGKHGMLTTPVNKMKEALVAQRLERMLTKNEVLVLYFNSVPFGENVYGIEAAAHRYFSKTTNRLNVQESAVLVGMLKANTTYNPRLNPKNSKDRRDQVLGLMQGRNYLTSTAEDSLKKLPILLRYSGVDAFDRYGYFNAKVQQEADVILQGIEKKSGTKYDLKKDGLRITTTLDPALQLSAYRAVHEHLSTMQPKLDRELRGSKARKYWEQRQNKKPSKKWKANAQLITEIYEHEQRVVDTLSYRDSLWHYRTLLNGAVLMMDPSNGAVRAWVGGNDHRYLPYDLVQARHPIASTIKPVIYAAALERGMLPCTYLDNEKKTYAEFEDWAPDNFDRDTIGGEVALWYALTKSMNRPTVDLYFRTGVDTVRQTMKSLGIPYGEAAKPAVALGATNVSLTEIVPAYGAFAMKGRRVRPQLISRITDAKGKVIYEAKPSRSSVAVSEATAATITTMLQRAVDQGTGTALRSRYGITGPFAGKTGTSQNYSDAWFVTYTPGLVVGAWVGAFEPDVHFQGANGTGGHLALPIVGLVLKDIEKAPDLRKRYIRSFDWLANTEVDLDCDARRSGTAIERFFEGLFKPNEEPVEAVPQPDYTKPTDYTEIEEEVKKDPGFFDRLFKKKE from the coding sequence ATGGCCGCGAAGCCCAAGAAAAAGGCCAAGAAGAAAGGCACAGGAGTGCGCGTGAATTGGGTCAAGTTCCTATTGATCCTGTTGGCAGTGCTTTTGATCGGATTCTTCGCGTTCATGCAAAGCGTGCGCAGCGGCATGTTCGGCGAGTTGCCCTCTGAGGACGATTTCAAGGAGATCAGACATGAGCAGGCCACGTTGATCCTTGGATATGATGGATCCACTATTGGAAAGATCTTCGCAGAGGATCGTACCAGCGTAAAATTCGAGGACCTTCCACAGCATTTGATCAACGCGTTGGTCGCTACGGAGGATGCCCGATTTTTCTCCCATGAAGGGGTGGACGGCAGATCGTACGTGCGTGTATTCTTCCGTACGTTATTGGGTCGTGACAGAAGTGGCGGCGGCGGCAGCACCATCTCGCAACAGATTATTAAGAACCTGTATGGTCGTGGCAAACACGGCATGCTCACCACGCCGGTGAACAAGATGAAGGAGGCTTTGGTAGCGCAACGTTTGGAGCGGATGCTCACGAAGAACGAGGTGCTCGTCCTCTACTTCAATTCGGTTCCTTTCGGAGAAAATGTTTATGGGATCGAAGCTGCGGCGCATCGTTATTTCAGCAAAACCACGAACCGGTTGAACGTGCAGGAAAGCGCCGTACTGGTGGGCATGCTCAAAGCGAACACCACCTACAATCCAAGACTGAATCCGAAGAATTCCAAAGATCGAAGAGATCAAGTGTTGGGCTTGATGCAGGGTCGTAATTACCTTACGTCAACTGCTGAGGACAGTCTAAAAAAACTGCCGATCCTCCTTCGCTATTCTGGAGTGGATGCATTCGATCGTTACGGTTACTTCAATGCGAAAGTGCAGCAGGAAGCGGATGTAATCCTGCAGGGGATCGAGAAAAAAAGCGGAACGAAGTACGATCTGAAGAAAGACGGTCTTCGCATTACGACCACCTTGGACCCGGCGTTGCAGCTCAGTGCATACAGAGCGGTTCATGAGCATTTATCGACGATGCAACCCAAGTTGGATCGCGAACTACGCGGTTCGAAAGCGCGGAAGTATTGGGAACAGCGGCAGAATAAAAAGCCTTCCAAGAAATGGAAAGCGAATGCACAATTGATCACGGAGATCTACGAACACGAACAACGCGTGGTGGACACGTTGAGCTACCGCGACAGCCTCTGGCATTACCGGACCTTGTTGAACGGCGCTGTATTGATGATGGACCCCAGTAACGGTGCCGTACGTGCTTGGGTAGGTGGGAATGACCATCGCTATTTGCCTTATGATCTTGTGCAAGCACGGCATCCGATCGCAAGCACCATTAAGCCAGTGATCTATGCCGCAGCATTGGAGCGTGGCATGTTGCCCTGCACCTATTTGGACAATGAGAAAAAGACCTACGCAGAATTCGAGGACTGGGCACCGGACAATTTCGATCGGGACACGATCGGTGGTGAAGTTGCGCTCTGGTATGCGCTCACCAAAAGCATGAACCGACCCACGGTCGATCTCTATTTCAGGACCGGAGTGGATACCGTTCGGCAGACGATGAAGTCACTCGGCATACCATATGGCGAAGCTGCAAAACCTGCGGTGGCCTTGGGCGCTACCAACGTATCGCTCACGGAGATCGTTCCGGCATACGGAGCGTTCGCAATGAAAGGCAGACGCGTTCGTCCACAACTGATCTCACGTATAACGGATGCGAAAGGAAAGGTGATCTACGAAGCGAAACCATCGCGAAGTTCCGTGGCCGTGAGCGAGGCGACCGCAGCAACGATCACCACCATGTTGCAACGTGCAGTGGACCAAGGAACCGGAACAGCACTGCGAAGCCGGTATGGGATCACGGGGCCTTTTGCAGGGAAGACCGGTACCTCACAGAACTACAGCGATGCATGGTTCGTGACCTATACGCCAGGTCTTGTCGTAGGGGCTTGGGTAGGAGCGTTTGAACCGGACGTGCATTTCCAAGGCGCGAATGGAACGGGTGGTCATTTGGCGTTGCCGATCGTTGGCCTTGTACTGAAGGACATTGAAAAAGCACCTGATCTGCGCAAGCGGTATATCCGGTCGTTCGATTGGTTAGCGAATACGGAAGTGGATCTGGATTGTGACGCACGTCGCAGTGGAACCGCGATCGAGCGTTTCTTCGAAGGCCTGTTCAAACCAAATGAAGAACCAGTGGAAGCGGTTCCGCAACCTGATTATACCAAACCAACGGATTACACCGAGATCGAGGAAGAGGTGAAGAAAGACCCAGGGTTCTTTGATCGGTTATTCAAGAAGAAGGAGTGA
- the hflX gene encoding GTPase HflX produces the protein MMDPLEFSGKTETAVLIGLITEKQDEQQLKEYLDELEFLATTADIKTLKRFTQRLQRPDGRYYIGSGKLNEIKTWVEEHGADSVIFDDELSPAQQRNLEKVLGIPVLDRPRLILDIFARRARSAHAKTQVELAQNQYMLPRLTKLWTHLERQRGGTGTRGGAGEKEIETDRRLVRDRISLLKEQLKQIDRQMATQRGNRGKLIRVAVVGYTNVGKSTLVTLLSKSEVFAENKLFATLDTTVRKIVLGNLPFLMSDTVGFIRKLPTQLIESFKSTLDETREADLLLHVVDISHHNFEEQYATVKQTLNEIGAGDQPVIVVFNKIDAYRPTPHDPDDLAPKRVDQFTLEELKSTWMARMEGEEVIFISAADRQNIDGLRKLLYERVKALHVARYPYESDLLFKDEYLAGGELP, from the coding sequence ATGATGGATCCGTTGGAGTTCTCGGGGAAGACCGAGACCGCTGTGCTTATTGGCCTGATCACTGAGAAGCAGGATGAACAACAGCTCAAGGAATACCTGGATGAGCTGGAATTCCTTGCAACGACAGCAGACATCAAGACCTTGAAGCGTTTCACGCAACGATTGCAAAGACCCGATGGGCGCTATTATATCGGGAGTGGCAAACTGAATGAAATAAAGACATGGGTCGAGGAACACGGAGCGGATTCCGTGATCTTTGACGATGAACTCTCCCCAGCGCAACAGCGGAATCTGGAGAAAGTGCTGGGTATACCGGTACTCGATAGGCCACGGTTGATCCTTGATATTTTCGCTCGAAGAGCACGATCGGCGCACGCGAAGACGCAAGTAGAGTTGGCGCAGAACCAATACATGTTACCCCGTCTCACAAAATTGTGGACACACTTGGAACGGCAACGTGGCGGCACCGGAACACGCGGTGGTGCTGGTGAAAAAGAGATCGAGACCGACCGTCGATTGGTACGCGACCGCATCTCACTATTGAAAGAACAGCTGAAGCAGATCGATCGCCAAATGGCCACCCAACGTGGCAACCGCGGCAAATTGATCCGCGTGGCCGTTGTGGGTTATACGAACGTTGGTAAGAGCACATTGGTGACCTTGTTGAGCAAGAGTGAAGTGTTCGCTGAGAACAAATTGTTCGCTACGCTGGATACCACCGTAAGGAAGATCGTGCTGGGCAACCTGCCCTTCCTGATGTCCGATACGGTAGGGTTCATTAGGAAGCTGCCCACACAATTGATCGAGAGTTTCAAAAGCACGTTGGATGAAACACGCGAAGCGGATCTCTTGTTGCATGTCGTGGATATCAGTCACCACAACTTCGAGGAGCAGTACGCGACCGTGAAGCAAACGTTGAATGAGATCGGGGCCGGTGATCAGCCTGTCATCGTTGTGTTCAACAAGATCGATGCTTACCGCCCAACGCCGCATGACCCTGACGACCTTGCTCCGAAACGTGTGGACCAGTTCACGTTGGAAGAATTGAAAAGCACATGGATGGCGCGAATGGAAGGCGAAGAGGTCATTTTCATAAGCGCTGCCGATCGCCAGAATATTGATGGGCTGCGCAAGCTGTTATACGAGCGCGTAAAGGCTTTGCATGTAGCGCGCTATCCTTACGAGAGTGATCTTTTGTTCAAGGATGAATACTTGGCGGGGGGTGAATTACCGTAG
- a CDS encoding cytochrome c — MRPIVLPILFTISIIACSSGTDPSPDTLASKGTNGAEIYAANCKLCHGSTGDLGMGEAKDLSVSVLSKEEIISMVTNGKGNMVPYENILTTKQIEAVAEYVQSLRKTE, encoded by the coding sequence ATGCGACCGATCGTACTCCCCATCCTCTTCACGATCTCGATAATTGCTTGTAGCAGCGGAACGGATCCATCTCCCGACACATTAGCTAGTAAAGGCACGAATGGTGCTGAGATCTACGCAGCCAATTGTAAATTGTGTCACGGCAGTACGGGTGATCTTGGAATGGGAGAAGCGAAGGACCTTTCCGTATCGGTATTATCCAAGGAAGAGATCATTTCAATGGTCACGAACGGCAAAGGCAACATGGTTCCATACGAGAACATCCTTACAACCAAGCAGATCGAAGCTGTCGCTGAATACGTGCAGTCCCTTCGCAAGACAGAATGA
- a CDS encoding cytochrome B: MEFFAFIHSLLRYAVLGTVAVAGFAALRGYLTKSPILSWERAAAIIGMILCHVQLVIGLLLYVTRYGSFEERFGAGSDMLRFWKMEHIGTMIVAVALITIGRVLSKKTNTESSKQLRIAVFYLIGLLLMFAMIPWPFMAKFNHMYQWL; the protein is encoded by the coding sequence ATGGAATTCTTTGCCTTTATACACAGTCTGCTACGCTATGCCGTACTCGGCACCGTTGCAGTTGCGGGTTTTGCTGCCCTGCGTGGCTATCTCACAAAGTCACCGATCCTTTCATGGGAACGGGCGGCGGCAATTATTGGGATGATCCTTTGCCATGTTCAGCTGGTCATCGGGCTCTTGCTATACGTTACGCGATATGGCTCATTCGAAGAGCGGTTCGGAGCAGGTTCGGACATGCTTCGTTTCTGGAAAATGGAACACATCGGTACGATGATTGTCGCAGTTGCGTTGATAACGATCGGTCGTGTTCTAAGTAAGAAAACGAATACTGAATCCTCCAAACAACTACGAATTGCAGTGTTCTACTTGATCGGCTTGTTACTCATGTTCGCAATGATCCCTTGGCCATTCATGGCAAAGTTCAATCACATGTATCAATGGCTCTGA
- the trpS gene encoding tryptophan--tRNA ligase, translating to MARILTGIQSTGTIHLGNVLGAIRPAIAMANDTKNESFLFIADLHGLTQIKDPAIMRTNTYGVAAAWLACGLDLKKTVFYRQSDVPLTAELTWYLSCFFPYSRLALAHSFKDKADRLEDVNAGLFTYPMLMAADILLYDANVVPVGKDQKQHIEMTRDVAERFNHQMGETFVLPDSLIDTNVMTVPGTDGEKMSKSRGNLLSLFAPEKQLKQEVMNIMTDSKALEEPKDPDTCKVFALYRLVGSPEGTETMRKNYLAGGYGYGHAKKELLAVLLDVFKNERSEYDRLMNDLPTLDEQLKIGAEIATVVARGVLDRVRGKLGY from the coding sequence ATGGCACGAATTCTGACCGGGATCCAATCGACCGGCACCATACACTTGGGTAATGTTCTTGGCGCTATCCGTCCGGCAATTGCCATGGCGAACGATACCAAGAACGAATCCTTCCTGTTCATCGCGGACCTGCATGGTCTAACACAGATCAAGGATCCTGCGATCATGCGTACCAATACGTACGGCGTGGCAGCGGCTTGGCTGGCTTGTGGACTCGATCTTAAGAAGACGGTTTTCTACCGCCAGAGCGATGTGCCTTTGACGGCTGAATTGACGTGGTATCTGAGCTGTTTCTTCCCCTACTCGCGGTTGGCATTGGCACATAGTTTCAAGGATAAGGCGGACCGGTTGGAGGATGTGAATGCGGGCCTGTTCACGTATCCCATGCTGATGGCTGCGGATATTCTGTTGTACGATGCGAACGTGGTACCCGTAGGAAAGGACCAGAAACAACACATCGAGATGACACGGGATGTCGCGGAACGGTTCAACCATCAAATGGGTGAAACATTTGTGTTACCCGATTCGCTCATCGACACGAATGTGATGACGGTTCCCGGTACCGATGGGGAGAAGATGTCCAAGAGTAGAGGCAATCTGCTGAGCCTTTTCGCGCCGGAGAAACAACTCAAGCAGGAAGTCATGAACATCATGACCGACAGCAAAGCGTTGGAAGAACCCAAGGATCCGGATACATGCAAGGTTTTTGCGCTATATCGTTTAGTGGGATCTCCGGAAGGTACCGAGACCATGCGTAAGAATTACCTAGCTGGTGGTTATGGTTACGGCCACGCGAAAAAGGAATTGCTCGCCGTACTTCTTGATGTGTTCAAGAACGAACGATCGGAGTACGACCGCTTGATGAATGATCTTCCCACACTGGATGAACAACTAAAGATCGGTGCCGAAATAGCAACTGTTGTTGCACGCGGGGTTCTTGATCGCGTTCGAGGGAAGTTGGGTTATTGA